The nucleotide sequence TTTGAGCGGCACCAGTGATCATGTTCTTGATGTAATCAGCATGTCCTGGGGCATCGATATGAGCGTAGTGACGAGTTTCTGTTTCGTATTCAACGTGAGCAGTGTTGATCGTTATACCACGTTCACGTTCTTCTGGAGCTGCATCAATTTCAGCATAGTCTTCAGCCTTTGCAAGACCTTTAGAAGCCAATACCTTTGTGATAGCAGCAGTTAAAGTAGTTTTCCCATGGTCAATATGGCCGATAGTACCGATATTAACATGGGGCTTTGTTCTTTCATAATGTTCTTTAGCCATTAATGAAACCTCCTGTTGTTTTCAAGAATTACATCAACTTTCATCAATGCATTTCTGATAGATATTATACTACATCTTCTCTAAAAGACAAAGCCGTCAATTTTTCGAAGAATCCTTAAGTATTATATCGATACTTAAATTGTTTGTAAACATATTACTGTTATTTTTTTGTTTTTATTTTCATTACATATATTTTATTCTTTGTTCTTGGTTAAGAATAATTTCAAACCAGCTAAGCATAACCGCCCCAGATTCAGTGTTCGGTGCGAATTCATCCCCCGCCAAATAGGATTGAATAATTTTAATCCAGTCATCGGAATTAATTATTACATCCTCGGCGTACGGAAACAAATAATTCCCCAACTGATATATTTGGGCTGATAATTGCTGGGCAAAAATTGGGTCATCATTCGCAAACTTCTCATCAACAACGTTGATTGTTTCTATGATTGGCTGAACACTATCAGCAATATCTATATTTGCTGGAATCACTTGATGAATTTTATCATCTAACCACAACAAATCAATTTGGTCATCAATTTTTAAACCAATCAATTCAAATAAAAATTGAGTTTTGATTACCTGCCAACCAGCTCGATCAATTAAAACTGCCTTCACCCCTTCCAGATATTCAGCAAGTGGCAGGCGATTTGCTTCAGACACAATTTTTGCCTGAACATCTGCGCTATGGCTTCCGATATAAAATAATCGCCGTTGCAGTTTCATGACCTCTTCACGATGATATTTTTTAAACTTAAATTCCGCAGTCTCAATTTGCGTAATTAGCTCTTTTGCATATTGATGATCAAGTACCACGGTAACCTTTCGAGCTGGGATAAATTGTTTATCCGCCAATAATGTCTTAACAGCAAACGTTACATCGCCAGGCCGCAAATTCTCCGTCCCGGCATCATCAATTAACTCAACAGCTGTTTGAATATCCGCCAACTTTGTGTATGCTCTGGCTTGTAAAAGTAAAAAATCGTATTGATCCCCATTTTGTCTTCTTAAGTCATCAATTTTTTTGATAGTTTGGTGATACTTTGCGTCAAGGAAATCTGCCTTGGCACTTTCAAAAATCACGTTATCATTCTCAGAAAGGTTCATGCAAATTCTCCTTATCGAATCAATATAAATAAGGTACAAATATGGCCTCAAAGGCGGTATTTGTACCTTGCTTACATTATTTATTATTGTTAGCTTTTTTCTCTGCCTTAGCAAGTTCTTCGGCCTTGTTGTTCTTAGAATGTTTTTTATTTGTCCGCTTATGGTGTTGGTTAACTTCCATAATAACCGGAAGAATAACTGGATGACGTTTAGTTTGTTGATATAGATAATCACTTAGACTTTCACGTACATCCTGTTTTAAATTACTCCAGTCAAATTCCTTATGCTCAAGGTTATTTTTGACCGTTTTTTCAATAATTTCAGATGCTTCATTCATTAAATCTTTATTGGCCTTAACGTAAACAAAGCCTCGCGAAGTCAATTTCGGCGCAGAGATAACTCGTTTTTTCTTTCTATCAATTGTAACTACGGCTACAAATATCCCATCTTCTGAAAGGACCTTACGATCCCGTAAAACGATGTTACCAATGTCACCGATTCCGCTACCGTCAATCATGGTATCAGCTAGGTCAAGGCCAGCTGAGATCCAAATTTCATCGTCATCGATTGAAATAACGTCGCCTTTATTTGGAATCACGATATTACTATCATTGTAGCCTAGTTGTTTTGCCAAGCCGGCATGGGAAGCGAGTAAGCGGTACTCACCTTGCACTGGAATAAAGAACTTAGGCTTCAAAATGTTTATTAATAGTTGTAAATCATTTTGACTAGCATCTCCGGATGAATTCATTTCATCAGCAATCATCTTAACTTCAGCGTCGGCTCTGTAAATCATGTCACGAGTCTTAGCGACTGTAGTTTCCATCGCAGTTGACGGTGTTGTAGTAATAAAGACTAAATCGCCTGATTCGATGTTGATGTCCTTCTGTTCGCCATTAGCCATCCGTTGTAAAGCTTTAATTGGCTCGCCCATTTTACCAGTTTGAATAATTACAATCTGATTTGGTTCAAGTTTCTCAAGGTCCTTTGCGTTTTCAATCAATAATTCTTGATCTGGCAATTTCAACATTGAAAGTTTAAGGGCAGTTTTAACGATTTTATCTAAGTCTTGGCCACTCAAAAATACTTTGCGGCCAGTTTTAGCTGCTGCATTGAAAACTTGTTGCATTCTGATAATGTTTGAAGCCACACTAGCAACAATGATTCGACCTTGATGGTCATTAAAGACACCATTAATGTAGTCACTAATCTGATTTTCGGATGCAGATGGCGTTGGATTCTCAGCGTTGCTAGAATCGCTCAACAGCGCTAGTACCCCTTGATCACCTAACTTAGTTAGTTGCGAATAATCAGTGTGGTACAAATGTGATGCGGTTTGGTCAAACTTAAAATCACCAGTGTAGACAATTGATCCGGCATCAGTGTGTACTGCAATTCCCAAAGATCCTGGAATTGAGTGAGTTGTTCTAAAGAAAGTAATCCGGACATCTTCAAAATCGATTTCACTCCGGTCACTTACGACATGAAAATCATCGAAATCGGTAACCTCATCAGCGTCAGCGACACTGATTTTTGCTAATTCGATAGTCATCTTTGAACCAAATACGGGAACATTAAACTCACTCAAAAAGTATGGTAAAGCGCCAATTGCATCAGCATGACCGTGAGTTAAAAATACCCCCACAATTTTATCGCGATTTTCTTCCAAATATGAAAAATCGGGGATAACTACGTCAATTCCTAGAAGTTCGTTTTCAGGGTACTTTAACCCACAATCTAAAATGTAAATACCATCGTTAATATTTACGGCATACATATTCTTACCGTTTTCTCGCACACCACCAAGTGGTATGACCTTAATCTTACTGTTCATGTTTCACCTCAAAATTTTTCCTTTTTTTACGTTCGTAATTCAGCTTCTTATAGTTTACCATACTTAAGCAAGCAACGAAATTTTGGGCAAAAAAAAGAGCCGAAAAATCGGCTCTTTGGAACAAATTTAATATTAACGACGAAGACCCAAGCTTTGGATAAGGTCACGGTAGCGTGAAACGTCCTTGTTACGTAGGTAAGCAAGTAAGTTACGACGGTGACCAATCTTCTTCATAAGACCACGTTGTGAATGGAAATCTTTACGGTGATCTCTCATGTGACCGTTGATTTCGTTGATGTCAGCAGTTAGTACAGCAATTTGTACTTCGGCTGATCCAGTGTCGCCTTCGTGACGAGCATATTTTTTGATGATTTCGTTCTTTTCACTTTGAGTAAGTGCCATGATATATTTACCACCTTATATTTTTAGTCCAACAACTGAGTACCCGGTAAGTGGCCCCGAAGTACTAAGTTGAAGGTCGTGCTTAACACACAAAGAGTATTATAAGTGATTTAACTTGATTACACAAGGATTTTTTAAATATTCAGTTAGAACTCCCCTTGCAAACACATGTGGTAATCTGTATAATAATGCTTGTTGAAATTTTACTTATAATAGTTATCGACTCGGAGGTGAAACCAATGCCAATTATCAAATCAGCCATCGAACGTGTGAAGACTAACGAAAAAGCACAAGAAAGAAACGCTTCACAACTCAGCAAAATGAGAACTGCCGTTAAGAAGTTTGAAAAAGCTCAAGCTGCAGGTTCAGATGATGCCAAAGAACTTTACATCAACGCCATCAGTGCAGTTGACCACGCAAAGTCAAAGGGATTAATCAAAGCAAACAAAGCTGCTCGTGACAAGTCACGTTTAACTAAGTTAGCTAAATAATAATTAGGTTAAGGCTTCAAGGCTTCAAACCGAATAAAAAAACAGGTTATCGCAACAGTTGTTGTGATAACCTGTTTTTTTACGCTGTCTTTTTCATAAAGTTGACCACGAAAAGTTCAAACAATAATTCTGGAGAACGGGCAGATGATTTCATCTCCCGCTCTATATTGACAAGTCCAAGGTACGCTGTTTTCAATTCGTCGTATGAAAACTTCCGAATTGATTGCAACGCTAATTTGACCCTATATGGATGCACTTTTAAGGAAGACGCAATGTTCCCTTGAGAATAACCGTGCTGTTTTAAAATCATCACCTGAATCAATAATCTAAACTGTTGAATTAAAACTGCATTGATTCTAATCGGTTCGTCGTTTTCCAGCAACAACTGATGGTATATATCTAATGACTTAGTTGGCTGCTTAGCTAACACGGTGTTAACCAAATCGAACACGTTTTGTTCCATTGACTTTGATACAAGGGCAGCCACAGATTCAGAATCGATCCGCTTGGATTGTTGATTATAGATTGTAAGCTTGGGGATTTCATTCATCATCTTTGTCAGATTACCAGATGTTAACTCAAGTAGTTTTTCAAGCGCAGCATCGTCAATGCCGCAACCAGCTTTTGCAACCTCACTCTTGATAATTGCTTTTGCTTCATTTTCAGTTGGGTTACCGATACTGACAACTGTTGCTAGCTTCTTAATTTGTTTAGTAATTTTCTTTCTAGCATCTAATTTTTCATAAGCAGCAAAAATTACCATAATTGTAGATTCCTGCGGGTGTTGCAAGTACTCAATCAATTCATCCAAATCATGATCAATTTTTGACTTTTTCTTGGTAGCTGTTAAAAAGTATGGATGAGAAATCATCACCAACCGCTTCTCACCGAAGAAAGGCATTGAAACAGCGTCCTCAACAGCGTTACTCAATGGTGTTTCTTCCATATCGTAAGTTGACATATTCATTGCTCGCTCTTCTTCAGGAATCAGCTCAGTAAATGTTCGCTTTATTTTATCTGAAAGGTAGTCCTGTGCCCCATCAATAAGGTAAACCCGATCAACGGTGCCGCTTTTGATTTGCTTTGTAAATTCAGAATACTTCATTTTAGCTTCCCTTCAAATTTACGGTTGGAACAAACCGACCGCGATTGTTTCGATAAACATATCTTACCATACCAGAAATTTGCGAATTAATAACCTTCACCCGATTACAACGCAAGGTCTGCATCGTTTCATCGTTTGGATGATGATAACGATTATTTCTTCCTGCAGAAATAAGCGCAATTCTAGGCTTAATCGTCCTAATAAAATCCGGAGCAGAAGACGTTTTACTTCCATGATGGCCAGCTTTTAATACATCGACTTTTAAGTTGGGATAGCGTTGCAAGACTTCAATCTCACCCGCCTGATCCAAATCACCAGTAAACAGCCATCTTTGATGGCCAATATTGCCAAAAACAACCATTGAATCATGATTTTCACCTTTACCAGCAACAAACGGATGAAGAATTCTTAACCCACCAACCAGACAGTTTTGCTTATCTGAAACCGGAACTAACTCAGTTGCAGTTCCAGCTTTCTTCAAACGTTTAATAAAGCTAGGATTCTGATTCATACCTATAGGAACCACTACTCTTTTTACCCGTAACTGCTTCATGTAAGCTGGTAAATCCCCACAATGGTCAGCATCCTGATGGCTTAGCAAAATTTCATCAACCGTATTGATTCCAATACTCTTTAAATAATTAATTCCAATGCGTTCGGCACGATAAGTTTCACTCTGTCGTTGCCACGGTCGCTCACCGAAGTGCACCTTTCCACCCGTATCGATAAGAGTTACTCGGCGATTGAAAGGACGTCTGATTAGGAAACTGTCTCCCTGACCAACATCAATCATCGTGACCTCACCATTCATTGGAAAATGAATCCAAATAAAAGTGCACAAGTACATACAAGATAACCCAACCAACAGTAGTTTCCGACGTGAATTATGGACACTAAGAGTAACCCAGAAAGTAACGACCAGCAAGACAATCGTTATCCAGACTCCAGGTTTTCCAAATACAATCATTCCCGGTAATTCCCCACAAAAATTTAGTGAAGCAGTAAACACAGACACTATTCTTTCTGCAATAGATATCACAATTGGCAGGTCACCAAAAACACTTGCAGCCAATACTAACGGGAAGATAATTACGGAAAATATTGGTAAAAATACCAGACTGGCAAGAATTGACAGGATATGCCACTGGTAAAAATTTTCTAGCAAAATTGGTAGGGATATCATGTTTAACATAACTGTCTTAGAAAATAGTTTCCACTTAGCAGTGGCAATTATCCCTAGAGACAAGGAGTAACTAAGTTGAACGCTAAGCAAATAGGTAGCTTCTGGCAGCCAAAACAGCTGTAAAATTAACGTGATACTCCAGGAGTCTAAACTCGATAGGTCACGGCCAAGTAGCACTGCAAATTGTCTTAATACTGCCATAATAACCGCCCTAAATAACCCAGGGCTACCACCAGCAAATTGAAAGTAAACCACTAAACAGATGATTTTTAATAATGCACTCGTTCGTTTTGGAAATTTAACCCCTGCTAATAGTCTTTCGACTAACCCCAGAAAAAATGCAACATGCATCCCCGAAACAGAAAAGACATGCAATAGTCCTAGTTTTGAACTACCAGTCATTTCTTGATAAAAATCACTATCTCTGACACCAATTACCAATGCCTGGCAATAACGCTTTATGTTTGGTGGATAGTTTGCCGTTCTACATAGCAATCCCGTTCGCAATGCATGTGGCAGTTCATTGATCTGTATTTTTGCTGGTGCAGGGACAACAGTAAGGTTCGTAACGTTAACTAGACTACTAATTCCCTGATGCCGATAGTACAGACCAGTATCAAACTCATTAACATTAGTTGCTGGTTTGAACTTTTCAAGCTTACCAACAACTGTAAGGAAAAGTGGCCCATTATTTCTTTGAATCATCAATTTTTGTGATTCTGAGCTTAACCTTGAAAAATACACCCTTTTCTTATTATCAAAATGTGAGTTGGCAACAAGGTTTATCTGCCCACCATTCAACTTTATCTCATCTGGAAAAATTCGGATTGTTTCGTGAATTTCGGAATTTACAGTCTGCATTTCTACCTGTTGTTTAAAAGTTAAGCAACGCCATGTAAATAGTGTTCCCACTATTAGCGCCACTATCCATAGAACATTAAAATTTAGTTTCCATACTCTTATCGCCCAGAAAATCAAGCCAATCACACCAACGAGAGGATGAAATTCCAAGGCGCTGAGGCAAACTAATAGAATTGCAATAAATATCCATAGTCTCTTAATTATTAATCAGACAAATAGGAGTCAAACGGAATTTTGGTTAGGTCTTCATGAGTTAATTCAATTTTATTCAGCTCAATGTTTTTAAGTTTGATTAATTTTTGAGCATACTCATCATTGTGGTAGTTACGTAGATAGTTAATCTTTTTTATTCCTGCTTGTAACAACATCTTAGTACATTGTAGGCAAGGAAAATCAGTGACGTAGACTTCTGCACCGTCAGTCCGCTCACCAAACTTTGCACATTGCAAAATTGCGTTCATCTCGGCGTGAATCGTTCTAACACAATGACCATCAACAAGGTAGCAGCCTTCATCGATACAGTGAGCATCACCTGCTACTGAACCGTTGTATCCTCCAGCAATAATCCGTTTATCTCGCACTAACACCGCGCCAACAGATAGACGCTCACATGTACTCCGTGAAGCTAATAAAACTGCTTGGGTCATAAAATATTGATCCCATTTGATTCGGTTATCCATTCCGTTCACCTTCCAAGAAATTTATATCGCTTAAAATTATCTCACGTTATACGCAAATTGACGACTTTAAATTTGCAAATGTTTTATCGCCAAATCCGGGAACCTCTTTTAAATCTTCAATCTTCTTAAAATCTCCATGTTCTTTTCTGTATGCAATGATCTGATCCGCCTTTTTCTCACCGATTCCGGTGAGTTCTTGCAACTTAGTTTTGTCAGCAGTGTTCAAATTAATTTGGTTGCCCCCGGATTCGCTATCGGTGGTAGAACTGCCATCGTCATTCGCTGCAGTGACTTCCTCCGATTGGTTGGGATTTGCTGGTGCACCAGCTCCTGCCTTAAACTGATTTCCCTTGATTTCACCACGAATCGGAATGTAAACCACTTGCTGATCAGAAAGTCGTTGAGCTAAGTTAACTTGCTTCTTGTCCGCAGACTTGTTAAACCCACCTGCTAGATCAACTGCATCACAAATTCGCATATTGGGATTAACTTGATAAACGCCAGGATTTCGAACCGCTCCCTTTACGTCCACATAAATTTGTTTGTGACCGCCTGAAGACAAGTTGGTGGTTCGTTGTGAACTCGTCTCTGTTTTTTCATCAGCCGAGCTTGATTGTTCATTAGTTGATAAATTGGTAGAACTGTCTGCTGAACCGACAATATCACTTTGCATTGAAGTTTCTGACTGAGTGTTACCATGAACTGCAAAAACCAATCCCAGCAGAAGAATTGCACTGACTAAAGCAAGGCCGCCGATTGTTTGATACAAGTGATCTTCAATAAATTCCTTGATCCTATCCATCACATTCACCCCTTTCTCAATCTTTAGATACGAAAAAAGAGCTGGAAAAATTCCAACTCTAATTATTTTTTAAATATGATATTGCTTGAGAAAAAGTAGAAATCGGTACGACTTTCATTTTAGGTGCATACTTTTTAGCTGTTTGCTTCGCTACTTCATAGTTCGTTTTATGTCCAGGCTCCAACTTTAGGATTTCTTTTGAAGGCTTAACATAAGGGGCAAGGAATACTTTAGCACCAGCTCGTTTTGCTGTGATGATCTTCTTATCAATTCCGCCAATTTCACCAACATACCCATCTCCATTAATGGTTCCGGTACCCGCAACCTTATTGCCGTGCCGCAAATCTTGGTTAGTTAGCTGAGAATAGATTTGAAGTGAAAACATTAGGCCACCAGAGGGTCCCCCAACTTGGCCAGGATTAACCTTAATCGGGGTTTCAGTCTTAACCTTCACATCATCAGTTAAAGTAATCCCAATGCCAGGACGATTCTTGGCAATCTTAATCAGTTTTCTTGTAATCTTGTGGGTTCGCTTATTTCTAATAAACTGAACCGTTAGTTTTTGACCAACTTTTTGCTTCTTAACATAGTTAACAAAGCCATTAGAGGTCTTGAATGAGTGATTGTCTACCTTCGAGACTACGTCACCCACTTTTAACGCATCTTTAAATTTTGATTTTTTCGACACGTTTAACACATATATGCCCCGATATTTCCGAGTAACTTGCTTATGAGCATGCTTGTAGGCAGTGTAAATCGCCTCTCCAATTGAGCTTTGCATATAAAAATTTTGAACTTTATTATACTCAGTTTCATTTTGGCCAGAGGTTACTGCGTCATCAGATTCGATGGAGTAATGGGGTGCCAACTTTGCATAAAGGTAAGTGAAGGGGCGCGCCCTTGCGATTCCCACTGATGTCAATAGAAACTGCCCTTTATGGTCGTCTGGATGGTTTTTAATAGAAACTACCTTACCAAGGTTAAATGCCTCTCCAGGCCCCTCTATGTATTGTGGCAGTGGTATGGTAATCCCTAAAATCACTAGAATCAATACCACCAAGCTGATTATAAATCGCTTTGAAGATGCTTTTTTCATAAATGAAGAAACTTCCTTATTCGAATTTGGCCCGGAGAGCGGTCGCTACATTTTCCGGAACCATTTTGGTAATATCGCCATTGAATCTTGCAATTTCCTTGATCATCGTCGATGAAAGAGCCCGGTAGTTAGGACTTGTTGGCAAAAAGATAGTCTGGATGTTACTTGCTAGTTGCTCGTTCAAATCAGAAATTGAAATTTCACTATCAATATCGGCGCTTCCCCGGACACCTCGGACCAAGAAATTAGCCTGATGCTTAATTGCAAAATTTACAGTCAATTCTTCAGATTTAGTGACGGAAACGTTGGTCAAGTCAGCTAATGCTCCCTTAACAATATCAACCCGTTCGTCGATTGTAAATAACGTGTGTTTGCTGGTATTAATGCTAACCACAACAAGCACTTTATCAAATAGCTTAGCTGCTCGCTTAATTACGTCAACGTGACCTAGCGTAATTGGATCAAAACTGCCAGCGTAAACTGCGGTTTTTATCATTCGAGTTCTCCTTCGTATTTATAAATTACCAAATTAGTTAAACCATAGTTTTTCCGTTTTAGTTCATTAAATTCACGATAATTTGCTGGAAGTTCAACTGTATTATCTGTTTCAGCAATTACAACTGCGGCGTCACTTAACAACTCTTTATCTATTAATTGATCTAAAACCTGCATGATTTTTTGCTGCTTATAGGGAGGATCGATGAAGACCATATCAAACTTAGTGTTTTTAGCGGCAAGGTCATCCAAGATGCTAAATGAATTGCCCCTAATAACGTCAAAACTGTCATCGTGTAACTTAGCTAAATTTTCGTTGATGGTATCAATCGCTTGTCGAGAACGATCAATCAACACGGCACGATCCATTCCCCTGGATACTGCCTCCATCCCTACCGCACCCGAACCGGCAAACATGTCTAGGAACACCCCACCATCAAAGTAAGGGCCAGTCATGCTGAAGATTGCTTCTTTTAATTTATCGGTAGTTGGTCTGGTTTTATCACCTTTAACAGGGTTAAGTCTGATTCCACCATACTTACCAGAAATAATTCTCATTCTTCTGAATCATCCTCTATTTCAGTTTTCCCAGAAAGTGATTTTAATGCATTATCACGCAATTCCACCTGGCGTGATTCAATCACTTCTTTAACAAAATGCTTTGCATTTAGTTTTGCTACTACTTCATCTTTATCTGCCACATCAACGTACAACAAAGCATACCGCAACCTTTTTGAAAAATAAACCACTTTTCCAAACGAGTTTAAGCTTCTAACTTGCCTAGGTGAATGGAGATATACAATTAATTCAACTCTACTTGCTAATGAAAAATTCAAAGCACAACCTCCTAATTCATCACTTGTTTTCTGCTAGCCGTGTTTGGCGTTGCCGCGCACTAATATTTAATACAATACCGATACAAAACGATAGGGTTAAGATACTTGACCCACCGTAACTAATAAACGGGAAAGTCACTCCAGTGATGGGTAAAGCCCCAACGACTCCACCAATATTGAACAATGTTTGCACAGTTAAATAGGCAGCGACTCCATAGCATATCAAACTCTGGAAAGTATCATCACTCCTGATTCCAATTAAAACTGTCCTAGCAACAATCAAGGTAAGCAATCCCATAATTGCAAGAGCAGTGATCACCCCAAGTTCTTCAGTCAATACTGACATAATGAAATCCGTGTTTGGTTCTGGTAAGTAACCAGTCTTTTGAATACTGTTACCCAGTCCAACCCCTAAAAGGCCGCCATTACTAATTGCATAATACGAATTAACAAGTTGTTGCCCCGCTCCTTGAGCGTGGCTAAAGGGATCTGTGAAGGCCACGATTCGTTGTATCTGGTACGAATGCTCTGCCAAACTAGTATGTGAAAGTGGAATCAACACAAATCTGACCCCAACAATAATTAACGCAATCAATCCTCCAAGAGAAATCATTGCCCGTTTAAATGGCATTCCACTAGTAATCAAGAGGATAAAGAAAATAATGAAGTTAATCGCTGCCCCCCCTGAGTCCGGTTGTAGCAGAATCAAAAGAATGATTATGCCAATTCTAATGAAGGTTCCTCTCATGGTTGCAAGCCAATCAACAAAACTGCCAGTCAACTCATCTTGATGAGTGTCAATCGTATTTGCCACCCTAATTATCAAGAAGAACTTAACAAATTCAGCAGGTTGAATGTTAATTGGTCCTAATCTAATCCACCCAGCTGCACCATTGATAGTTGTTCCAACTAAAAGTAAGCCTAACAAAACTAACATAAATAAAATTTCAATAGTCGACAACAGCTTTTTATTTTTTAATTTGTTGATATTTACCGCAATCATGGTAACCACAATCACCAAACTAATCCCCACAAACAAACTTTGTTTGATCAGGTAACTTAGTGGTGAGCCACCATTTTGCGCCCCGATATTTGCACTCGCTGAATATACCATAATGATTCCCACCGCACACATAATTACATATGGTAAGAAAATATAGTAATCTAAGTTTTTTAAACGATTCATATTCTGTTCCCACACCTAGCCTATTTATTCAATCTCAATACGAACAATTATATCATATACCACTTATAGCAATTTCTAAACTTATGATAATCCAGGGAATTATGTAAAAAAATGCCGCCGACAAATTGTCAGCGGCATTTTATTTTTAATCATAAATCAAATGATTATTGATGTTTTCTACGCTTTGCAGCCTTCTCACGTTCGTTGGTGTTCAATAAACGCTTACGTAAACGAACAAAGTTAGGTGTAATTTCACACAATTCATCCTCGTTGATGAATTCAAGTGATTCTTCAAGTGATAAATGAGTTGGTGTCTTGATTCTAGCCATATCATCTGAACCAGCGGCACGAACGTTAGTTAAGTTCTTACC is from Lentilactobacillus curieae and encodes:
- the rsmD gene encoding 16S rRNA (guanine(966)-N(2))-methyltransferase RsmD, whose protein sequence is MRIISGKYGGIRLNPVKGDKTRPTTDKLKEAIFSMTGPYFDGGVFLDMFAGSGAVGMEAVSRGMDRAVLIDRSRQAIDTINENLAKLHDDSFDVIRGNSFSILDDLAAKNTKFDMVFIDPPYKQQKIMQVLDQLIDKELLSDAAVVIAETDNTVELPANYREFNELKRKNYGLTNLVIYKYEGELE
- a CDS encoding YlbG family protein produces the protein MNFSLASRVELIVYLHSPRQVRSLNSFGKVVYFSKRLRYALLYVDVADKDEVVAKLNAKHFVKEVIESRQVELRDNALKSLSGKTEIEDDSEE
- a CDS encoding FtsW/RodA/SpoVE family cell cycle protein, with the protein product MNRLKNLDYYIFLPYVIMCAVGIIMVYSASANIGAQNGGSPLSYLIKQSLFVGISLVIVVTMIAVNINKLKNKKLLSTIEILFMLVLLGLLLVGTTINGAAGWIRLGPINIQPAEFVKFFLIIRVANTIDTHQDELTGSFVDWLATMRGTFIRIGIIILLILLQPDSGGAAINFIIFFILLITSGMPFKRAMISLGGLIALIIVGVRFVLIPLSHTSLAEHSYQIQRIVAFTDPFSHAQGAGQQLVNSYYAISNGGLLGVGLGNSIQKTGYLPEPNTDFIMSVLTEELGVITALAIMGLLTLIVARTVLIGIRSDDTFQSLICYGVAAYLTVQTLFNIGGVVGALPITGVTFPFISYGGSSILTLSFCIGIVLNISARQRQTRLAENK